The sequence AGACTTTAACTTTCAGTCtcctcttaggccttgtcttccGTTGGAGAAAAGGTCTGTTTCAACATGTGTGAGCTAACACCTAGTAAATGACAAATCTGCCTGTATGCAGAGGGCTGACCAAAGGCCAATGCACCACTTAAGCTGTCACTCATACACTCCCTTAGAGTATGTCTATATCTCAAGCAGAGGGTGTTATCGCCAGCTTGAGGATACATACCcccactagctctgatcaagttaGCATGTTTAAAATAGTGCGTCAGGCAAGCAGCAATGGGGCTACGCCACCTCAAGTACAATACCTGTCCGAGATGCTggtgtaatccacacacctcctgtgtgtggtgttctgtcccctctagtggcactgagaccacttagagagagagagagagattatgagtctgctctacagccttagctaacaactAGTTGACTTtcagctcatgcactaagctccaaagggcccaggtttgatcctgatgactggggtctgtcagtgttacactagGCAAGTACTCGTGGTGGCTAGCCCCTCACAATGCTGCGGCCACAGTCTGTTTTTACCACACTCGCTCAATTAGAGCTAGCATAGGTATTTCTCatcaagctgggaattacacccccGTTTTGAAGTGCAGATATACCCTTAGATACCCTTGCACTTGTTTTCTAACATGTAACATTCACCACCTTAGAAATCAGATCTGAAATTTGCTTAAAGTGTTCAAACGTGCCGTGGGGAACTTGGTTTCCTGGAAGGTGTGATAACAGACACCAATGCTGTACATTCTTCCTGGGGTTGTCTGAAAGGAATGTCTCATTATCAagctttaaaatattgtttacaaAACCCAAGGGATTCGGTGGGCTTGGCACATGAAACAACACTGACCACAAAGTGGTTAAAGAATAAGCACAATgtattaataaaacattttagcAAACCAATAGGTTATCGGTGATGTGTCCTTAGACAACCAATTATTTTAATCCAGAGATTTGAAATAGAACCATTTTATGTTAACGATTTAAacaaccattttattttttaaacatactaAAACAATAGCATTAGTACAATATGAACATAGTCATCAGAATGTAGGAACCTCAAGAGGAAATCTAGTCTGTCCCCTGGCACCATGGCAGGATTACATATTAATAAGCCTGAAGGATTCCAGGGCGTGCAAGACAGGACAAATGGTGGTATCCTCAATCTTTAACATGCTCCTTCCTTTACAATCTTTATATTCATGTCATGTTCCCTagggaaaacaagaaaaaactaTCAAGCTTTCTCAAGCTGGGTCAAGGTATGCAATGTTCCAGGGAAATGCTCTCATAGATCAGATGCACAATGCACCCAGTTTAAATAGAGACTTCCTACACCCAAAACAGATACTGAAATCTTTGTTGTCAACTCCAGTGTCTTTCTACATAAAAGGAAAACACCAGGCAAGCTTGCGTTGCACCCTTCCATTGCCTATTATATGTCACCCCCTGAGAAACAATCCGCCTCAGCAGCTCAGCACATCTTCAGTCAGATGGCACAAAGAGCCCTGATACGAATCTCACCTGCAGTAACTGCAGAGCTCGCACTTGTTCTGGTAGGTTCTCCCGTCACTGCCACAGACAGGGCGATAATACAAAAAACACATTGGTTTGAGGATGTAATGAACACAAACAGGCTGGAAAAATTGAAGGAAAAATCATGAGATCAGTATTTCATTATTTAGACTTTCATGGAGAAAGCCAGAGTGAATACAAATCAGAGGGCTGCCTTCTGCACACCCAGAGCAATCCCCACTGAATCCAGTCGAGAAGCCTGGGGTGTAACGCAAAGTCTGGCCCATGGTCACTGATCGTGGTAAATGGAAGAGTAATTTTTACTGCTAAaagttatttgaaaataaaacatgcGTATGACACCTACGTTCAATCAGAGAACGTTATACACCCCTTGGCTAGTAACAGCATTGGTTGTAAGAGaaattggggggggaagggggttcaaAGGCCTCATTGGCAGCTAgacaccaaactcccattgaaagtcaagggccgttaggtgcctaacttgctGTTGTGTTTTTGAGACTCTCCCCCCCTTACCCTTTTGGGGGAAGAGCTACAGACAGCACTTACCAACAGAAATAAGAGAAAACTCCAAGTTCCACCTTAACAGATGGGCAATGTGGAAGTGATTAAGATGGAAACACTGAATGAGCAGATGTGATCCTTGGTCATTGGCCAGGGAGTTAAAGTCATCAGTAACTTTCTCTAAGTTTAAGCAAAGATCAGTTGATGTTACATAGTCTTAGGCTTAGCTAAGCCCTTTTGTACAGAATGTTTCTTTTGCTTTATGCACCACCACCTCCATTTAGATCAGAAAGGGAACTAAATAGCCTGTCCAATGCTGGATCACGTTCAACAGTCATTTATGTAAGAATCAGATAAACACTTTCTCTCTGGTCTCCCTTTATGGAAAGGGGAGCGATCAGGGGTCTAGAATTGTCTTGCTCACTCACAGTCCCCTGCTTTCACCACTATACAAGACTGGCCCTGCCATCTGTGCTTATAGAAAAATATATCCACTCCACTCCCATGTGTTCTATAATAATACATACAGAAAAGAGCAGACAGGGAATGGGATGAATTCAGGCTGATGACAGTGAGcaacagagctgggtgaataatttgtaacaaataattttttcaaTCAATTTTGCCTATTTCATTGTCTGCGAACAGATAGTGATTTCTCCATATTTATTATCTATTCAAAATTCTTTGCTTAATAATTTCTGGGAATAATTCCCAGCCTGTAGCTTGTTCATGAGGAATTTGTAGTGAGCATTTGATATTTAAAATTTGATCTGCATGGAGTAATTTTGATCAGACACATAAATCAAAAGATACGTTTCTGGTCCCTGATTGGCTGAGTGAAATTTTGACTCAAGTTTCCAGTTTGAATACTTGTGATTAAAAGttcaaaatttgctttttctGCCTTGTCACTTAAAATTATCTGTTCCATGATCATTCCTGCCAGTAACCTTATTTGTTAGACTGTTTATGGAAAGCAGAAGGGTGCAAGATAGTCAcagcaaatttgtttaaaaattcaaatgaatattaTCAGTATTTGCTCAGTTCTATTGAACAATATTTCATACATGTAACAGAGTAAACAAAGAAAGATCTTACATAGCTTGGTAATTGTCCAGTTCTATTTAGTCCTGCATATCTTCCTGTGCCTTCCTCTGAAATACAATTTGTTCTTGTGAAATCAAAACATAAGGTTAAAGTGGTGAACACTGCATCCATGATCAAACTTTAGTGAAATGTGCATAGAATTAATCTATGTAGCCATGTGTTCCTCATCCTCCCACAGTATGTTTGCTACAATCATTTGTTGTTTCTTGTTTTAATTTAGATTGGAAGATTTGGGGGCACAGACTATCTTTAATGATGGGCAAATGAGTGTGGAGAACTACATCGAACGATAAGATGCAATATGAATGTTTCCCTTAGGCAGTCTCTGCCAGGGCTACCTAGATCACAGCTCTGGTGCCCTGGGGAGTAACTGGGGCTGCATGCCAGATTCTCCCCAACAGCAGAAAATGGGCAAGGAGCAAACAAAGccataatttctctccctccccccataactGGGCAATGGAACTGGCTGGTTATGGGGGGTGAGAGATGGAATATGCTGCACCCCTTAAAGGAGAGTCACAAAttattcccccctgccccagcacaaacAGGATCACTGTAAGGCACAGTCCCGGTGCATCCTCCAGATCACACCCAACACTGTGAGCTGCCTGCAAATAGCATGATCCCTctatgggcaaaatcctggccccattcaagACAATGGGAGATTTACCACAGACTTCAATGCAGCCACCATCTCACTCTATGTAtttatacaatgcctagcacaatagagtcTCCttcttaacaaataataaaataagagcTGCAAGATAGGGCAAAAACGTGTAATAAAATCCCAAGCACTGATCATCCACCTGTTATAGAAAGGTCACCGTTAAACGAAAGAATattgggtcaaatcctgcagtATGCTGCCAATGGGACCTTTGGCCGAGGAAAGACCGAGGACTGAAGGAATTAGCCCATTGACTCTCAGGACTTGATCCTCCAGATACTATAGGATGTAGTACTGTTCTTATTACCAGGACTAAATCCATGGAAATCAAGAATATAAGTGAGTCTTCAGCATCCCTGAAATATCTGGTCACTTTTATTTAGTTGCTCAGCTGTGGCTATAGGTAGCTAACTCAAACATCCAAGTTTGAAAGTTTTGGTTCAGTGTTTTTCGGCAAATGAAAAATGTATCCCCTGCAACACAttgaaacaggaaagaaaatataCGAAAACTTACCGGCAAAAGCAGAGAAGCAAAACAAGAGCACAGTGATGTGAACTTTAAAATTCATCTTGGTTTTGACATCACCCACACACTAGTAGATCAAAAGCTTTGCTCTGATACTGTTTCTGGGCAGCAGTTAACAGTAACTCTTTTCATAAAGAAGTGTCTATTATATGGGCTGGGAAGTGCCAGAGTTGTTTATTCTTGGTATTTAACTCTTTCACTTCTCACTGACTCTTTGGAAACTCCACCTCCCACCTCCTTGCTCAATTCCCCTGACTGCTCTTCTCCTGCCCTATCCCCGAGGAAGCCCGCTAATCCATTTCCCTGTCACCTAATAAATTCCATCTACAGTCAAAACTCTGATCATCCTTTGAGGACCTGGAGCAACCTCCCATTCACCAGCACCCCGGTTATCCTACCCTGCTCATCCCGCATTCCACCCACCTTTCCTGACAGCAATACCCTCACCCCAAGTAACCCATACAACGAATCCTTAAAAATACCCTCTGCAGAGCAAATTCCCCACTACAACAGCAACTCGACTCATGCTGCTGGTTACAACATGCGCTCAACGGAGGAATCATGGGTGAAATTCCCTGGGCTATTACCTAGGTCAAAAGAGATCATCAtgatggtcctgtctggccttaaaatctatgcagCTATGATTTTCAGAGATACAGAGCCCCCacaattctcactgacttcaggtggagatgtgggtgttcagcacttttgaaaatcgggTCCTTGGCACCCACATGTGTCTACCTACATACACAGAGCTTCTGGTCAGGGAGATATCCCACAgccctcaccagcagcaggggtagtCTTCTTGGAAGTCCTCAGGAGGAGATGTCTTTTGGGAAGTGGCAGGCCAGTCTGTTCCACACACTAAGAGCACTTTCATCTTCCTTCTGTGGGAGGGGGATGTCTGAGAACTGTTTTTCTTCCAATCCTCTGCAtgggtgggtgcagggggtgtaGTGAACAGCATAAGCTGCTTCTTCCTCTTCTCAGAAAGTGGGAGAATTTAGAATAGCTTCTTTTCCCCACCTCATTGGAGCAGGAAGTCCAGGTGGAGTCTCCTTAGTTCCCACTGTGGAGCCTACTGATGGTGCTAAGTTCCCAGTGGGGCACATTTGTAGGGGGCCTCAAGTGCCGTACTTCCTACTCAGGCAATGAGGGGAGTGCTCCTGTCAGAAGTGGCATGAGTGCCAGGTTTGCATGGACACATGCACCTGCTGCTGGGTTGGGCTTGAAACTCCTCAGGCATTTCAAGGGGAGAAAAAGTACCCTGGCAGAGGCTGCAGGATCAGCTGCTAATAGCTGTTGTAGGCCCCAGGGCCAACTCACTGTGGGACCAggcttccctcccccacatcatcCTGGGTGTTAGCATCACCCTCAGACTCTGGTGGGAAGGGCAAAGGCAAAGGGGGACACAGTCagagaactttttttaaattccacGCAGTTCAAGAAGACATTGCTTTAAAATAACTAAATGTGGGGATTATATTGCCCCTTTCATTTACTTCCCCTCTCTTTCCCCGACAGAACTCCATTTCTTATTATTACTGGCACTGGTTCCCTCACCTCGGCACGTACTTAGGACACTGAATCCTTGCTATGCAACTAGTTCAGATCcgggccaggctggagctgatCAAACTAGTTTCTGTGCAATGGCTATTCAGGGGGCAATAGTATGCACTAGTGGAGAGTGAATTGGCCCGAGTCCACCCTGAGCAGTAGCCACAATTGTGACAACAAAATGCTACAGGTGCGGGCAGGGTATGGGGGTGCAAGGGATGGGATATGGATGTGGATGGGGTGTGAAGGTGGGCAGGCTGTGGTGGCAGGGTACAGGGACTGTGAGGGGTAAGGGTGTGGGGGTACAGGGTATGTGGTGTGGATGTGGGCAGGCAGTGGTGGCAGGGTACAGGGAGTGTAGGGCACGGGGtgtgcagggtgtgggggtgcCAGTTATGGGCTGTGAATGTGGACAGGGTGTGGGTTGGGTAGGTGGTAGTAGCAGGgtacagggagtggggggtaccAGCATAGGCAGGGTacggcagggccggattaaccttttgtgggcccgggAGTGGTgcaatcagccaggccagggcctgccccaacaagcctccctcaggacccacttgcttggaggggcccagccaagccccccacacTGTCCCCCACAACTGGCTGAGACTGGACAGGCTTCTTAACCAGTCGCAGGCAGCTCAGCTCCGGGGAGACCGgaggggccccacaggtggtgggaagcagagactgcccagagctgGAGGAGCACTGGGGAGGTCTGGCCACGGGGTGAAGAGGAGCCTTGGCAGGCAGCCAataggagcaagtggtgggctgGTGGGGTCTCAGGGTGCAGTGTAAGCTAGGGCCCCGTCTGAGCATGGgtacagggagtggggggtactGGCCTGGGAAGGGTGTGGGGTTGCAGGTTATGGGGTGCATATATGGGCAGGGTGTGGTGGCAGGGTACacagagtttgggggtgggagtgcaGGGTACGGGGGGGTGGATGTAGGTGGGGTTTGGTGGTGGGCAGGCTTGGTAGCAGAATAGAGGAAGTGTGGGGGGTATGGGTGTAGGGGTGCAGAGTATGAGGTGTGGACGTGGGTGCCGGTGGTGGTAGCAGGATACAGGGAGCGGAGGTTacgggggtgggcagggggtggatGTGGCTGGTGCATCAGCAGGCTGTGATAGCAGGGtacagggagtgtgggggtgtgtggtggTGGGCAGGCTGTAGTGGCAGGGtacagggagtgtggggggtaCGGGGTGGGCGGGGTATGGAAGCAGAcagggtttgggggtggtggGCAGGCTGTagtgggagggctcagggagtgggggggtgcaCTGCAGGGGTGTAGGGGGCACAGTATGGCAGCGGACAGGCTTTGGGGGAGGTGGGCAGGCTATagtgggagggctcagggagtgggggggtgcgGTGTGAGGGTGcaagaggcggggtggggcagCAGACAGGGTTTGGGGGCAGTAGGCAGGGTAGTGGGAGGGTACAGGAAGTGGGGGGTACATggtgggtggggcctgggggtGCAGGCAGCAAGGTGGGGCAGCAGACAGCGTTTGGAGTGGGCAGGCTGTAGTGGGAGGGCACAGGAAATGGGGCAGTACGGggtgggcagggtgtgggggtgcagggtatgGGGTGCGGCATTGGGCAGGCTGTAATGGGAgggctcagggagtgggggggtgcagTGTGGGGATTTGGGGGTAGTGTTTGGGGGCGGTGGGCAGGCTGCAGTGGGAGGGCACAAGGAATGGGGATATGGGGCAGGTGGGGTGTGCGGGTGCATGGGGCGCGGTGGGGCAGTAGACAGGGTGTGGGGTGAGCAGGCTGTAGTGGGAGGACACAGGGAACGGGGGGTACAGGGTGGATGCAGTCTGGGGCGCAGGGTGGGGCAGCAGACAGGGTTTGGGGTGGGCAGGATGTAGAGGGAgggctcagggagtgggggggtacAGGGTGGGCGGGGTCTGAGGTGCAGGGGGCGGCATGGGGCAGCAGACAGGGTGTGGGGTGGGCAGGCTGTAATGGGAGGATACAGGGAGGGGAGGTGcagtgagggggtgcagggggcagtGTGTGACGTTGGGCAGGCTGTACTGGGGGGCTCAGGGAGTGGGGGTCTGTGgtgtgggagagcagggggtggtgtgGGGCAGCGGACAGGGTTTGGGGGCGGTGTGCAGGCTGTAGCGGGAGGGCtcagggagtgggtgggtgaggggtaGGGGTCCAGGAGGGCGGTGGGCAGGCTGTTGTGAGAGGGCACAGGGACtggcggggtgtgggggggtgtgggggggtggggcagcgGACATGGTTTGGGGGCAGTGGGCAGGTAGTAGCGGGGGGCTCCGGGAGTGGAGGGGTGCAGTGTGCGGGTGTAGGGGGCAGTGAGCAGGCTGtagtgggggggctcagggagtGACGGGGTGAGATGGGCAGGCTGTACTGGGGGGGCTCggggtgcggggtgggggtgcagggggcggCAGGCAGGCTGTAGTGTGGGGCTGAGAGcgggggggtgcggggtgcagcaggcagcctgtagtggtggggctcgggggggtgcggggtgggggtgcagcaggcaggctgtactggggggctcagggagtgggggtgtgtggggtgggggtgtagggaGCGGCAGGCAGGCTGTAGCGGGGGGgtctcagggagcagggggtgcaggggggtggtgGGCAGGCTgtagtggtggggctcagggagagggtgGTGCAAGGTGCAGGGGACGGCAGGCTGGCTGTCCTGGGGGAGCTcagggaggggggggcgggggggtcccgGGGGCGGCGGGCAGgctcagggagcggggggggtccAGGGGGCGGCGGGCAGGCTGTACTGGGGgctcagggagcgggggggtccAGGGGGCGGCGGGCAGgctcagggagcgggggggacGGTGGGGGTCCAGGGGGCGGCGGGCAGgctcagggagcggggggggggtcctggggggcggcGGGCAGGCTCAGGGagcaagggggcggggggggcgggggggcggcggGCAGgctcagggagcggggggggcgggggggtgcaggggggaggcgGGCAGgctcagggagcgggggggtgcggggggtgcaAGGGGGCGGCGGGCAGGCTCAGGGaacgggggtgcgggggggtgcaggggggtggcgGGCAGGATGGGGCGCAGggggcgggggtgcgggggggtgcaggggggaggcgGGCAGgctcagggagcgggggggtgcgggggggcggcgggcaggctcagggggcggggggggggcgggggggtgcaggggggcggCGGGCAGGATGGGGCGCAGggggcgggggtgcgggggggtgcaggggggaggcgGGCAGGCTCAGGGagcggggggtgcgggggggtgcagggggcggCGGGCAGgctcagggagcgggggggtgcgggggggtgcagggggaggcgGGCAGGCTCAGGGaacgggggtgcgggggggtgcaggggggcggCGGGCAGGATGGGGCGCAGggggcgggggtgcgggggggtgcagggggaggcgCGCAGgctcagggagcgggggggcgggggggtgcggCGGGCAGgctcagggagcgggggggtgcgggggggtgcaAGGGGGCGGCGGGCAGgctcagggagcgggggggtgcaggggggaggcgGGCAGGATGGGGCGCAGGGGGCGGGGCGTGTCAGCGGAGAAGGTCTCTAGGGGGAATGTGGGGGTGCAAGGGGGCCCCCACTCCGCAGGGCGGGGCACGGAGCCGCGAGCGCCGCACTAGGACGGGGCGTCGCGTGCCAGCAGCTGCCGCCAGGGGCCGTTGTAAGGGCGATGCCCCCCGGAGCGAGATAGGCGGCGTGCAGCGCATGCGCACAGAGCCCCCCGCAGCTGTGATATCGGCCATTCctcctggatcaggccctgccgCCGCCGAGGGCCTTTTTCGCGCTGAGCTttttatccttcttccctttcCGTAGCCGCCGTAACGTGCTGGGAGCCTCGTGCGGCGGGAGGGGCCGAgcgagagggggcggggctgttgaTCGCGAGCCGGGGCACCTGCCGACTCCCATTGCGCTCGCGCTCCGCGGGGAGCGACCCCAGCGCCTTTGTCCGCGCGCACAGGCGTCCGGCCCGCCGCCATGCTGGGCCTCCGAGCCCTGCTCCTGCGGGGCGCGCGCGGGGCCCGGGCCTGCCCCCAGGTAACGGCCGGGCGGGGCCACCCTCGCGAGGGGCGGAGGAGGGcgaagggaggg is a genomic window of Dermochelys coriacea isolate rDerCor1 chromosome 5, rDerCor1.pri.v4, whole genome shotgun sequence containing:
- the LOC119856278 gene encoding trypsin inhibitor ClTI-1-like, coding for MNFKVHITVLLFCFSAFAEEGTGRYAGLNRTGQLPSYPVCVHYILKPMCFLYYRPVCGSDGRTYQNKCELCSYCREHDMNIKIVKEGAC